Genomic DNA from alpha proteobacterium U9-1i:
GCATGTGGCCGTGATCGCGATAAGCGGTGATGACTTGATCGCCCTCATTGAGCGCGGCCTGCATGCCGACGACGACCGCCTCCTGACCGATATAGAGGTGACAGAAGCCGCCGATGAGCCCCATGCCGTAGAGTTGGCCAGCACGCTCCTCGAAGCGGCGGATGAGCAGCATGTCGCGATAGAACTGAAGCAGCTCGTCCTTCGAGGCCTCGGCCGCATGAACTCCGTTCGCACGCTTCGCCTGCGCCATGCCGTCTCTCCCAAATGCACCTCATATTGGGCGCTAATCTTTTGTGCAGGTAAGCCTGTGCCTGCGCGTGTTGTCCACACGTCGTCGGCGAGCCCCTGATATCCGCTTCTGCGGTGGCTCGCTAGTAAGCTTTGCGATGGCGCAGAGTCAGCGCGCGTCCAGGGCGAAGACGATTTCGTCGCTGTCGCCGGCGGCAAGAAGCACACGGGCACGCTCGTCGAGGTAGTCCACGTCGAGGGTTTCTGGGCGCATACGGGCAGCGCGCGCGTCAAGGGCGTCACGCTCGGCGCGAAGCTCGGCGACGCGTTGCTCGAGGGTGCGTTCTTGAGCCTGCAGATCGACGTACGCGACGAGGCCTTGGCGGCCCGTCACGGCATGCGCGCCGAGATACAAAATCGCCGCGCCAAGCCCGATTGAGAGCGCTGCGGACCCATGCTTTCCCATGCCTCGACACCCCGATTCGGGCGGACGCTGAATCGAAGCGGTTAAGGAATCCCTAAGATTCCAAATGGTTTCCGAAATGTTCCGCCACGCGCATGAACGCTTGGAATCAAGCACTTAGCTCCATTTCACAAGATGTGGTGGTGGCAGCGGCGCGTGACGCTCTGCGGCTTGCGATCGGAGCGGCGGCCCCGCGGTAGGAAAATTTTTCTTAGCTAATCGCCGAAAAAATGCGGGCGCGAAACAATGTTCCGCACCCGTTCTCAAGGCTCTGGGAGGAAGTTGGGAGGTTGGTAAAACTCAGGCGACGATCTGCGCGGCTTGCGCGAGGGTCGATAGCGCGACCGGGACGAACACGGCTGCGGCGGCGATCAGGCTGTAGAACTTCGTCATTGGCGGCTCCCCGTTGGCTCTGAAACTCGATGAGTTGAAGCTACGGTCATCCCTGCCCTGGCGCCGTGACGAGCGTCACGCCTTGGGGCCGGCGCGGTCGCGTGCGAAAACTCCGCAATGGCGCAGCGCAAACTGACGGCGATCCTTTCGGCCGACGTGGCTGGCTTTACGGCGCTGATGGAACGCGACGAGGTGGGCACGCTCGAACGTTTGAAGGCGACGTTCGCGGACGTGTTCGAGCCGCGCGTGGCCGCGCACGGCGGCCGCGTCGTCAAGTTCATGGGGGACGGCGCGCTCGTCGAGTTCGTTAGCGTCGTCTCGGCGGTTCGCTGCGCGCTCGAAGTCCAGGCCCGTATGGCGGAAGCCACAATCGCCGCGCACGACGAACGCCTCGCCTTCCGCATCGGCGTGAACCTCGGCGATGTGATCATCGAGGGCGAAGATATTTTCGGCGATGGAGTCAATGTCGCGGCGCGTTTGCAGGCGCTTGCCGCTCCAGGCGGGGTTGCGCTGTCGCGGACGGTGCGGGAGCACGTGGCCGGCAAGATCGAAACCGAGTTCGACGATCTGGGTGAGCACAAGGTCAAGAACAAGCGGCAACCCGTGCATGTGTTCGCCTATGGCGGATTGCGCGATCGTCCGGCGCCGGCGCCGGCGCCACGTTACGTCGATCAGTTCGCGCTCGCTGGTGGGACGCAAACTGAATGTGCGGTTGAGCCCGACGCTGCAGTCCGCCAGGCTCGGCTCGAGGCGGCAGAGGGGCGCTGCGAACATTGCGGAGCGCTCGGTTTCCAGCTTGAAGACGGCTCGATCTATTTGGAAACGCACTTCATCGCGCCGCCGAACGAAGGTGGTTCAAACGATGCGCGCAACCTCGTCGTGCTCTGCCCGAACCACCACCGCGAAGCGCACCATGGCGCCGACGCAAATTTGCTGCGCTTAACGTTCGCCAAGCTGCGTAGAGCGAGGCGCCCCTCTTAACGGCCGTTGATCGTGCTCAGGCCTGCATAGAAGCCGCTGTCGTCCAAGATTTCCGCAATGCGGATAAGCTGGTTGTACTTGGCCGTGCGGTCCGAGCGCGAGAGCGAGCCGGTTTTGATCTGGCCGCAATTGGTGGCCACCGCGAGGTCGGCGATGGTGTAGTCCTCGGTCTCGCCGGAACGATGGCTCATCACCGCCGAATAGCCCGAGCGATGCGCCATTTCGACGACGTCCAGCGTTTCCGTCAGCGTGCCGATCTGGTTGACCTTGATGAGGATGGCGTTGCCGAGGCCCTTGGTGATGCCCATCGCCAGGCGCTCGGTGTTGGTGACGAAGAGGTCGTCGCCCACGAGTTGGCACTTGTCGCCGACGAGATCGGTGAGCGCTTTCCAGCCTTCGAAATCGTCTTCCGACATGCCGTCCTCGATCGAGACGATCGGATAGCGCGACACGAGATCGGCCAGGAATTTGGCGTTGGCTTCCGGTGAGAGCGACTTGCCCTCACCCGCCATCTCGTACTTGCCATTCTTGAAATACTCGGTAGCGGCGCAGTCGAGCGCGAGTGCGATGTCGTCGCCCGGAGTATAGCCCGCCTTCTCGATCGATTTCAGGATGAAGCCGATGGCTTCGTCGGCGCTGGCGAGGTTCGGCGCGAAGCCGCCTTCGTCGCCCACGTTCGTCGCGTGGCCGGCGGCTTTCAGCTCTTTCTTCAGCGTGTGGAACACTTCCGCGCCCATGCGCACGGCGTCGGCGAAGGTTTCCGCGCCGACCGGCATGATCATGAATTCCTGCATGTCGATCGGGTTGTCGGCGTGCGCGCCGCCGTTGACGATGTTCATCATTGGCGTCGGCAGCACGCGCGCTTGCACGCCGCCGAGATAGCGGAACAGCGGCACGCCGGCGCAATCGGCGGCGGCTTTGGCGACGGCGAGCGACACCCCGAGGATGGCGTTGGCGCCGAGGCGGGCCTTGTTGGGGGTGCCGTCGAGATCGATCAGCACGTTGTCGATGCGGCGCTGATCTTCGGCGTCCATTCCGATGACGGCGTTGCCGATCTCTCCGTTGACCGCCTCGACGGCGTCGCGGACGCCCTTGCCCAAATAGCGATCGGGTTCGTTGTCGCGCTTCTCGTTGGCCTCGTGGGCGCCGGTGGACGCGCCTGACGGCACCGCCGCGCGGCCGAACGAACCGTCCTCCAGCAGGACGTCCACCTCAACGGTTGGGTTGCCGCGGCTGTCGAGGATTTCGCGGCCGATAATGTCGGCGATGCCGGTCATGGGTTTGTCTCGCGCTCAAATCAGGTGAGCGCTTTTGGACCGGATGGCGGACGTAAACGCAAGGGCGGACGCCCTGCGTTTTGTCAGGCGCAGCCTTCCACAAGCTGGATGCTCTCGTCGCCGGCGTGGACGATTGTGGCGACGCCCTGCTCGTTGATCTCGAACCGTACGCCGCTCTCGTTCGGCGTGGTCCAAATGATGAGATCGTGAGCCGGGGCGGCGTTGTACTTGGCCGGTTGTTCGATCGCGTTGGGGTAGGCGGCGCGAATTTCGGAATCGGTGGAGGCGACTCCCACGCCTTCAGGGGTTGTCGCATCGCGGCCGCCGTAGTCGCTGATGCGGGTGATGCGCCCGCCTTGGGCCATGAAGCGCAACGGGTCTTCGTCGGTCACGCCATCGATATGGAGCGTCTGGCAAGCATCGGGTTCGTCGAAATTGCCATCTGGGACCAACTGGGCGCCAAGCGCCGTGGAGGCCTCTTCGATCGTCATGCCAATACGGACAGGGCCGTAGCCGGCGGCGGACAAGAATGGCGCGTCAGATTGCGCCGCCGGCGCTTCGGGCGCGGCGGGCGGCTCTGAAGCCGGATTGCATGCTGCCAAAACCAGAACGAGGGCTGCGGCAGCTATGCGCATGGTCAATCTTCCTTGGCCTTCAGGACCTGTTTGCCCCGGTACTTGCCAGTCTTCAGGTCAATGTGGTGGGGGCGGCGCAGTTCCC
This window encodes:
- a CDS encoding enolase, whose amino-acid sequence is MTGIADIIGREILDSRGNPTVEVDVLLEDGSFGRAAVPSGASTGAHEANEKRDNEPDRYLGKGVRDAVEAVNGEIGNAVIGMDAEDQRRIDNVLIDLDGTPNKARLGANAILGVSLAVAKAAADCAGVPLFRYLGGVQARVLPTPMMNIVNGGAHADNPIDMQEFMIMPVGAETFADAVRMGAEVFHTLKKELKAAGHATNVGDEGGFAPNLASADEAIGFILKSIEKAGYTPGDDIALALDCAATEYFKNGKYEMAGEGKSLSPEANAKFLADLVSRYPIVSIEDGMSEDDFEGWKALTDLVGDKCQLVGDDLFVTNTERLAMGITKGLGNAILIKVNQIGTLTETLDVVEMAHRSGYSAVMSHRSGETEDYTIADLAVATNCGQIKTGSLSRSDRTAKYNQLIRIAEILDDSGFYAGLSTINGR
- a CDS encoding cell division protein divIC is translated as MGKHGSAALSIGLGAAILYLGAHAVTGRQGLVAYVDLQAQERTLEQRVAELRAERDALDARAARMRPETLDVDYLDERARVLLAAGDSDEIVFALDAR
- a CDS encoding adenylate cyclase produces the protein MAQRKLTAILSADVAGFTALMERDEVGTLERLKATFADVFEPRVAAHGGRVVKFMGDGALVEFVSVVSAVRCALEVQARMAEATIAAHDERLAFRIGVNLGDVIIEGEDIFGDGVNVAARLQALAAPGGVALSRTVREHVAGKIETEFDDLGEHKVKNKRQPVHVFAYGGLRDRPAPAPAPRYVDQFALAGGTQTECAVEPDAAVRQARLEAAEGRCEHCGALGFQLEDGSIYLETHFIAPPNEGGSNDARNLVVLCPNHHREAHHGADANLLRLTFAKLRRARRPS